One genomic window of Niveibacterium sp. SC-1 includes the following:
- the hflK gene encoding FtsH protease activity modulator HflK, protein MSLNDPRWGNNNQNGGDRNPNQGPPDLEEVWRDVSRRLSGLFGRKGGGDRNDGGAPSTPPRFGGGIGLIVLVILALWLASGFYIVDANQRGVVLRFGKYLRTTEPGLQWRLPYPVETHEIVDFSGVRTVEIGYRNSDKNKVLNEALMLTDDENIVTMQFAVQYVLKDPQDFLFNNRGPDDNVVQAAESAIREIVGKSKMDFVLYEGREQIAANAAKLMQEILDRYNAGILISKVTMQNAQPPEQVQSAFDDAVKAGQDRERQKNEGQAYANDVIPKARGTAARLLEEANAYRGRVVATAEGDASRFSSVYAEYAKAPEVTRQRMYLDTMQQIFANTSKVLVDTRSNGNLLYLPLDKLMQATGAGPAATSTDSANQTARPTPPPDTPPAPISSDQAPDYRNREAMRSRDRGER, encoded by the coding sequence ATGTCCCTGAACGATCCGCGCTGGGGTAACAACAATCAGAATGGCGGGGATCGCAACCCGAACCAAGGACCGCCGGATCTCGAAGAGGTATGGCGCGACGTCAGCCGACGCCTGTCCGGCCTCTTCGGCCGCAAGGGCGGCGGAGACCGCAACGACGGCGGCGCGCCTTCTACTCCGCCACGCTTTGGCGGTGGCATCGGACTGATCGTCCTGGTCATCCTCGCCTTGTGGCTGGCGAGCGGCTTCTACATCGTCGACGCCAACCAGCGCGGCGTGGTGTTGCGATTCGGCAAATACCTGCGTACGACGGAGCCGGGCCTCCAGTGGCGCTTGCCGTATCCGGTCGAGACGCACGAGATTGTCGACTTCTCGGGCGTACGCACGGTCGAGATTGGCTATCGCAACAGCGACAAAAACAAAGTGCTCAATGAGGCGCTGATGCTCACCGATGACGAAAACATCGTGACCATGCAGTTTGCCGTTCAGTACGTACTGAAGGATCCGCAGGACTTCCTGTTCAACAATCGCGGGCCTGATGACAACGTCGTGCAGGCCGCCGAGTCGGCCATCCGCGAGATTGTCGGCAAGAGCAAGATGGACTTCGTGCTGTACGAAGGCCGTGAGCAGATCGCCGCAAATGCCGCCAAGTTGATGCAGGAAATCCTCGACCGTTACAACGCGGGCATCCTGATTTCCAAGGTCACGATGCAGAACGCGCAGCCGCCCGAGCAGGTCCAGTCGGCGTTCGACGACGCGGTGAAGGCAGGACAGGACAGAGAGCGTCAGAAGAACGAAGGCCAGGCTTACGCCAACGACGTGATCCCCAAGGCTCGCGGTACCGCGGCGCGTCTGTTGGAGGAAGCAAACGCTTATCGGGGCAGGGTGGTCGCGACGGCCGAGGGCGACGCCTCGCGGTTCAGCAGTGTCTATGCCGAATATGCCAAGGCGCCCGAGGTGACGCGCCAGCGGATGTACCTGGACACGATGCAGCAGATCTTCGCCAACACCAGCAAGGTGCTGGTGGATACCCGCAGCAATGGCAACCTTCTCTACCTCCCTTTGGACAAACTGATGCAAGCGACCGGAGCGGGGCCCGCGGCAACATCCACGGACAGCGCGAACCAGACCGCGCGGCCTACACCGCCGCCTGACACGCCACCCGCACCGATCTCGTCCGATCAGGCTCCGGACTATCGCAACCGCGAAGCGATGCGCTCGCGCGACCGGGGAGAACGCTGA
- the hflX gene encoding ribosome rescue GTPase HflX: MFDRPASGNRAIVVQLDFGEPGEAERLSEVVLLARSAGAEVLEVVQARRRAPDPKLFAGSGKVAEIAALKAQLGADLILFNHALSPGQQRNLERQLECRVVDRNSLILDIFALRAKSHEGKLQVELAQLQHLSTRLVRGWTHLERQKGGIGLRGPGEKQLETDRRLLGVRVKQLKDRLAQFEKQRKTRRRARERRDVPTVSLVGYTNAGKSTLFNALTKAGAYAADQLFATLDTTSRRVFLGPGHVVLSDTVGFIRDLPHSLVAAFHATLEETASADLLLHVVDTASDDRETQIEVVNAVLAEIGAADVPQMIVMNKIDLTPAEPRVEVDACGNIARAFVSAHTGAGLDGLREALADILLGEVSPATAG, encoded by the coding sequence ATGTTTGACAGGCCTGCGTCCGGTAACCGGGCCATCGTTGTACAGCTGGATTTCGGCGAGCCCGGTGAGGCTGAGCGCCTTTCCGAGGTGGTCCTGCTCGCACGTAGCGCCGGCGCCGAAGTGCTCGAAGTGGTGCAGGCCAGGCGTCGCGCGCCCGATCCCAAGCTCTTTGCCGGTAGCGGCAAGGTGGCGGAAATCGCCGCACTCAAGGCGCAGCTTGGCGCCGACCTGATCCTCTTTAATCACGCCCTGTCGCCCGGCCAGCAGCGGAATCTGGAGCGCCAACTCGAATGTCGCGTCGTGGATCGCAACAGCCTGATCCTCGATATCTTCGCGCTGCGCGCCAAAAGCCACGAGGGCAAGCTGCAGGTCGAACTGGCCCAGCTTCAGCATCTCTCCACACGCCTCGTCCGCGGCTGGACCCACCTTGAGCGGCAAAAAGGCGGCATCGGCCTGCGTGGTCCCGGTGAAAAGCAGCTCGAGACCGACCGCCGCCTGCTTGGCGTCCGCGTCAAGCAGCTCAAGGATCGCCTCGCGCAGTTCGAGAAGCAGCGCAAGACACGTCGTCGCGCACGCGAGCGTCGCGACGTCCCCACGGTTTCCCTGGTTGGCTACACCAACGCTGGCAAGTCGACCCTGTTCAATGCCCTGACGAAGGCCGGGGCCTATGCGGCCGACCAGTTGTTCGCGACGCTCGATACGACCTCGCGCCGCGTGTTTTTGGGGCCGGGGCACGTAGTGCTTTCCGATACGGTCGGTTTCATCCGCGATCTCCCGCACTCGCTGGTTGCAGCCTTCCATGCGACCCTGGAGGAGACCGCGAGCGCGGATCTGCTTCTGCACGTGGTCGATACCGCTAGCGACGACCGTGAGACACAGATCGAAGTGGTCAATGCGGTGCTGGCCGAGATCGGCGCTGCCGATGTCCCGCAAATGATCGTCATGAACAAGATCGACCTCACCCCGGCCGAGCCGCGGGTCGAGGTGGACGCCTGTGGTAACATCGCCCGCGCCTTTGTCAGCGCGCACACGGGTGCCGGCCTTGACGGGCTGCGCGAAGCACTCGCCGACATATTGCTTGGCGAGGTCTCGCCCGCGACTGCGGGCTGA
- the hfq gene encoding RNA chaperone Hfq, translating to MSNKGQLLQDPFLNTLRREHVPVSIYLVNGIKLQGQIESFDQYVVLLKNTVTQMVYKHAISTVVPARPVTIQQEQGDKQD from the coding sequence ATGAGCAACAAAGGGCAATTGCTACAAGACCCGTTCCTTAACACGCTGCGGCGTGAGCATGTCCCCGTTTCCATCTACCTCGTCAATGGCATCAAGCTTCAGGGTCAGATCGAGTCCTTCGATCAGTACGTGGTGCTCTTGAAGAACACCGTGACCCAGATGGTCTACAAGCATGCGATCTCGACCGTCGTGCCGGCCCGTCCGGTGACGATCCAGCAGGAACAGGGAGACAAGCAGGATTGA
- the der gene encoding ribosome biogenesis GTPase Der, which translates to MKPTLVLVGRPNVGKSTLFNRLTRSRDALVADMPGLTRDRHYGIGRVGPRDYLIVDTGGLEPAATDGILAEMARQAEQAIAEADALLFLVDGRAGLTPQDKQIANQLRRAGRPVHLVVNKAEGANRDVISAEFHELGFGEPWVVSASHGDGVKGLMEAALTPFPEDVAEDAGGRSPRVAIIGRPNVGKSTLINTLLGEERVIAFDMPGTTRDAIAIPFERDGKQYTLIDTAGLRRKGKVFEAIEKFSVIKTLQAIEESNIVVMVLDASQDISEQDAHIAGFAMEAGRAMVIAVNKWDAVDDYRRERLKQEISRKLYFLSWARFHYISALEGNGIGALMRSVDSAFAAAMSKLSTPRLTRVLAAAVIKQAPPRHGSFRPKMRYAHQGGSNPPIVVIHGNALENIPDAYKRYLERCFMEAFKLQGTPMRIQFKTAHNPYVESM; encoded by the coding sequence GTGAAACCTACTCTCGTACTTGTCGGTCGTCCCAATGTGGGCAAGTCCACCCTGTTCAATCGCCTGACCCGTTCACGCGATGCCTTGGTGGCCGACATGCCCGGCCTTACCCGCGACCGCCACTACGGCATCGGGCGAGTGGGGCCGCGCGACTATCTCATCGTCGATACCGGTGGCCTTGAGCCGGCCGCGACCGACGGCATCCTGGCCGAGATGGCACGCCAGGCCGAACAAGCGATCGCCGAGGCGGACGCCTTGCTGTTCCTGGTCGACGGCCGTGCCGGATTGACCCCCCAGGACAAGCAGATCGCCAATCAGCTCCGGCGCGCCGGGCGTCCTGTTCACCTCGTGGTGAACAAGGCTGAGGGCGCCAATCGCGACGTGATCTCCGCCGAGTTTCATGAGCTCGGTTTTGGCGAGCCCTGGGTCGTGTCGGCCTCGCACGGAGATGGCGTCAAGGGCCTCATGGAGGCTGCGCTGACCCCCTTCCCGGAGGACGTGGCAGAAGACGCGGGCGGGCGGTCGCCGCGCGTGGCGATCATCGGCCGCCCCAACGTCGGCAAATCCACCCTGATCAATACCTTGCTGGGCGAAGAGCGGGTCATTGCGTTCGACATGCCTGGCACGACGCGTGACGCGATCGCGATCCCTTTCGAGCGCGACGGCAAGCAGTACACGCTGATCGACACGGCGGGCTTGCGGCGCAAGGGCAAGGTCTTTGAGGCGATCGAGAAGTTCTCGGTCATCAAGACGCTCCAGGCGATCGAAGAGTCCAACATCGTCGTAATGGTGCTGGATGCAAGCCAGGACATCTCTGAGCAGGACGCGCACATTGCCGGTTTCGCCATGGAGGCGGGCCGCGCGATGGTGATCGCAGTAAATAAATGGGATGCGGTTGACGATTACCGGCGAGAACGTCTCAAGCAGGAAATCAGCCGAAAACTGTATTTCCTGTCCTGGGCGCGTTTTCACTACATCTCGGCGCTGGAGGGCAATGGCATCGGAGCTCTCATGCGTTCGGTCGACAGCGCATTTGCAGCTGCGATGTCCAAGCTTTCGACCCCACGGCTGACGCGGGTGCTGGCCGCAGCGGTAATCAAGCAGGCGCCTCCTCGCCATGGCAGCTTCCGGCCGAAGATGCGTTATGCGCACCAGGGGGGATCAAATCCGCCCATTGTTGTTATCCACGGCAATGCGCTGGAGAACATCCCCGACGCCTATAAGCGCTATCTGGAACGTTGCTTCATGGAGGCATTCAAGCTCCAGGGCACGCCAATGCGGATACAATTCAAGACAGCGCACAACCCGTACGTGGAGTCCATGTAG
- the bamB gene encoding outer membrane protein assembly factor BamB has protein sequence MRRSLLLALAAVGLLSGCSSLMFWRKSEPLEQPAPLKPFTASTQITRQWYLSGGDIEKTLLQPAVSGEAVFAASAKGDVSRIEKGKKVWTTRIDEGLVAGVGAGYGLVVVASRRGVLTALDEKDGKRKWVFTVTGEINGAPMLDGDQVYARVGDARIVALDMAGGKPRWTYSRTTPPLSLRTYNGLRRFDRFVFAGFAGGRLAAVSTNNGQLAWEGSVAFPKGSTELERLADVVGEAVPSGRRLCAAAFQGRVTCFDVSKGEAIWGRDISSPVGVDADSRRVFVTDERGAVYALDADSGATIWKQDELKLRRVGRPLSLDNYVAVADFEGYVHLLDKSDGHFVARLATDGTPIAAPLVRTDEGFVAQTEDGALYALKAD, from the coding sequence ATGCGGCGTTCCCTGCTGCTTGCCCTGGCCGCTGTGGGTCTGCTTTCGGGCTGTTCTTCGCTGATGTTCTGGCGCAAGAGCGAACCGCTGGAGCAACCGGCGCCGCTCAAGCCCTTCACCGCGAGCACGCAGATCACGCGGCAGTGGTACCTGAGTGGTGGCGACATCGAGAAGACGCTGCTGCAGCCCGCGGTATCGGGTGAAGCGGTCTTCGCTGCCAGTGCCAAGGGTGATGTGTCGCGTATCGAAAAGGGCAAGAAGGTCTGGACCACGCGCATCGACGAAGGTCTGGTTGCCGGCGTCGGTGCGGGCTACGGTCTCGTGGTCGTGGCAAGTCGCCGCGGCGTGCTGACGGCGCTGGACGAGAAGGATGGCAAGCGCAAGTGGGTCTTTACCGTGACCGGCGAGATCAATGGCGCGCCGATGCTCGATGGCGACCAGGTCTACGCACGGGTCGGGGATGCGCGCATCGTTGCCCTCGACATGGCGGGAGGCAAGCCGCGCTGGACCTACAGCCGCACCACACCGCCGCTTTCGCTGCGCACCTATAACGGACTGCGTCGCTTCGACCGCTTCGTCTTTGCAGGCTTTGCCGGCGGTCGTCTGGCCGCCGTTTCGACGAACAATGGCCAGCTTGCCTGGGAAGGCTCGGTTGCCTTTCCCAAGGGTTCAACCGAACTGGAGCGCCTCGCCGATGTGGTGGGCGAGGCTGTGCCGAGCGGCCGACGCCTTTGCGCTGCCGCCTTCCAGGGACGCGTGACCTGTTTCGACGTCAGCAAGGGTGAGGCCATCTGGGGGCGCGACATTTCGTCCCCGGTCGGCGTCGATGCTGACAGCCGCCGCGTCTTCGTCACCGACGAGCGCGGCGCCGTCTATGCGCTGGACGCCGATTCCGGCGCGACGATCTGGAAGCAGGACGAACTCAAGCTGCGTCGCGTCGGGCGTCCCCTATCGCTGGACAACTATGTCGCAGTCGCGGATTTTGAAGGCTATGTACATTTGCTGGATAAGTCCGACGGCCATTTCGTCGCACGCCTGGCGACCGACGGCACCCCGATCGCTGCGCCGCTCGTGCGCACCGACGAGGGTTTCGTGGCCCAGACGGAAGACGGTGCACTCTATGCGCTCAAAGCTGACTGA
- a CDS encoding tetratricopeptide repeat protein has translation MAAFDLEEQEQLATLKAWWEKWGNLITAIAVIFAVVVVGWRAWDYYQGSKASEAGAAYTTLIQGVERKDAQKVREASGAIAEKYSGTAYADLSALLAAQVQAETGDKASAKTKLQWAVDKANDPLLRDLARLRLAALLLDEKNFDGALKLLDTKPADAFRARYADLKGDVLSAQGKTDAAKLSYKEALDAIGTEREAQTLKSVVELKYDALGGAQ, from the coding sequence ATGGCAGCGTTTGACCTCGAAGAACAGGAACAGCTTGCAACGCTCAAGGCCTGGTGGGAGAAGTGGGGCAACCTCATCACCGCGATCGCGGTGATCTTCGCCGTCGTCGTCGTCGGCTGGCGTGCTTGGGACTACTACCAGGGCAGCAAGGCCTCCGAGGCGGGTGCGGCCTACACCACCCTGATCCAGGGCGTCGAGCGCAAGGATGCGCAGAAGGTCCGCGAAGCTTCGGGCGCGATCGCCGAGAAGTACTCGGGTACCGCCTATGCAGACCTTTCGGCACTGCTGGCCGCGCAGGTCCAGGCCGAGACCGGCGACAAGGCGAGCGCCAAGACCAAGCTCCAGTGGGCGGTCGACAAGGCCAACGACCCGCTGTTACGCGACCTGGCGCGTCTGCGCCTGGCAGCGCTGCTGCTCGATGAAAAGAACTTCGACGGCGCGCTGAAGCTGCTCGATACCAAGCCGGCAGATGCTTTCCGGGCCCGCTACGCCGACCTCAAGGGTGACGTGCTCAGCGCCCAGGGCAAGACTGACGCCGCCAAGCTTTCGTACAAGGAAGCGCTGGATGCGATCGGTACGGAGCGCGAAGCACAGACGCTCAAGAGCGTTGTCGAGCTCAAGTACGACGCGCTCGGGGGCGCTCAGTGA
- the hisS gene encoding histidine--tRNA ligase yields the protein MSQLIQGVRGMHDILPDEAERWELFEELVRGWLRDYGYRPVRTPIVELTQLFVRGVGEHTDIVEKEMYAFEDRLNGDHLTLRPEGTAACVRAVLEHNLVNSEGPQRLYYQGPMFRHERPQKGRQRQFHQVGVEALGFTGPDIDAEHIIMCARLWRDLGLEEHVSLEINSLGSSDERAAHRQALIAYLEQHKDLLDEDAQRRLYANPLRILDTKNPAMQEMVEAAPKLTDFLGEESRAHFEGVQDWLREASIVYRINPRLVRGLDYYNRTVFEWVTDKLGAQATVCAGGRYDGLVEQLGGKPMPACGFAMGIERLMLLWSEVQGDAARVPPDVYLVHQGEAAGRFAVRVSEQLRDYGFSVVLHCGGGKFKNQMKKADTSGATVAVVIGDEEAQSEEASFKLLREGGEQRRIPAAQLGETLAALLYNVEEEDGSV from the coding sequence ATGAGTCAGCTGATCCAGGGCGTGCGCGGCATGCACGACATCCTGCCCGACGAGGCCGAGCGCTGGGAGCTCTTCGAGGAGCTCGTGCGCGGCTGGTTGCGCGACTACGGCTACCGGCCGGTCCGCACGCCTATCGTCGAGCTCACCCAGCTGTTCGTGCGCGGCGTCGGTGAGCACACCGATATCGTCGAGAAGGAGATGTACGCCTTCGAAGACCGTCTCAACGGCGATCACCTGACCCTGCGTCCCGAAGGCACTGCAGCGTGCGTGCGTGCGGTGCTCGAGCACAACCTGGTCAACTCCGAAGGGCCGCAACGTCTCTACTACCAAGGCCCGATGTTCCGCCATGAGCGTCCGCAGAAGGGGCGCCAGCGCCAGTTCCACCAGGTTGGTGTCGAAGCGCTGGGCTTCACCGGGCCGGACATCGATGCCGAACACATCATCATGTGTGCCCGGCTGTGGCGCGATCTCGGCCTCGAAGAACATGTGAGCCTGGAGATCAACTCCCTGGGCTCCAGCGATGAGCGTGCCGCGCATCGCCAGGCGCTGATTGCCTATCTCGAACAGCACAAGGATCTGCTCGACGAAGACGCCCAGCGTCGCCTCTACGCCAACCCGCTGCGGATCCTGGATACCAAGAACCCGGCGATGCAGGAGATGGTCGAGGCCGCGCCCAAACTGACCGACTTCCTCGGCGAGGAGTCGCGTGCGCACTTCGAGGGCGTGCAGGACTGGCTGCGCGAGGCGTCCATCGTCTATCGCATCAACCCACGCCTCGTGCGCGGTCTCGACTACTACAACCGCACCGTGTTCGAGTGGGTGACCGACAAGCTCGGCGCGCAGGCGACCGTCTGCGCGGGCGGCCGCTACGATGGCCTGGTCGAGCAACTCGGCGGCAAGCCGATGCCCGCCTGCGGTTTCGCTATGGGCATCGAACGCCTGATGCTGCTGTGGTCGGAAGTGCAGGGCGATGCGGCCCGCGTGCCGCCGGACGTCTATCTCGTGCATCAGGGCGAAGCAGCCGGCCGGTTCGCGGTGCGTGTTTCCGAACAGTTGCGCGACTACGGTTTCTCCGTGGTCCTGCACTGCGGCGGTGGCAAGTTCAAGAACCAGATGAAAAAGGCTGACACCTCGGGCGCTACGGTGGCCGTCGTGATCGGTGACGAAGAAGCCCAGAGCGAGGAAGCGAGCTTCAAGTTGCTTCGCGAGGGCGGAGAACAGCGTCGCATCCCCGCGGCCCAACTTGGCGAGACCCTCGCCGCACTGCTCTACAACGTGGAAGAAGAAGATGGCAGCGTTTGA
- the ispG gene encoding flavodoxin-dependent (E)-4-hydroxy-3-methylbut-2-enyl-diphosphate synthase: MTDHLNAAGALARRITRQVRIGKVKVGGGAPVVVQSMTNTDTADHIATAIQVAQLARAGSEMVRITVNNEESAAAVPRILEQLAKMNVEVPLVGDFHYNGHRLLTQFPECAEGLAKYRINPGNVGAGQKKDPQFAAIIELACKYDKPVRIGVNWGSLDQSVLARIMDANAQRAEPLDAGAVMREALVTSALESAAKAEEFGMARDRIILSAKVSSVQDLIAVYRMLAARSDYPLHLGLTEAGMGSKGIVASTAALAVLLQEGIGDTIRVSLTPEPGGARTQEVVVAQEILQSMGLRAFTPMVTACPGCGRTTSTFFQELAQSVQTYVRDKMPEWKTQYDGVENLTLAVMGCIVNGPGESKHANIGISLPGTGESPAAPVFVDGQKTVTLRGDNIANEFVAIIDDYVTTKYTRKG; encoded by the coding sequence ATGACAGATCATCTGAATGCCGCTGGCGCGCTCGCGCGCCGTATCACGCGGCAGGTTCGCATCGGCAAGGTCAAGGTCGGCGGCGGCGCGCCCGTGGTCGTCCAGTCGATGACCAACACCGATACGGCCGACCACATCGCCACTGCGATCCAGGTTGCACAGCTCGCGCGCGCGGGCTCCGAGATGGTCCGCATCACGGTGAACAACGAGGAGTCCGCCGCCGCCGTGCCGCGGATCCTTGAGCAGCTCGCGAAGATGAACGTGGAGGTGCCGCTGGTCGGCGACTTCCACTACAACGGGCACCGCCTGCTCACCCAGTTCCCGGAGTGTGCGGAAGGCCTCGCCAAGTATCGGATCAACCCGGGCAACGTCGGTGCGGGCCAGAAGAAGGACCCGCAGTTCGCCGCGATCATCGAGCTTGCCTGCAAGTACGACAAGCCGGTACGCATCGGGGTGAACTGGGGCTCGCTCGACCAGAGCGTGCTCGCCCGTATCATGGACGCCAACGCCCAGCGCGCCGAGCCGCTGGACGCCGGCGCGGTGATGCGCGAGGCGCTGGTCACCTCCGCGCTGGAATCCGCCGCAAAGGCCGAAGAGTTCGGCATGGCGCGCGATCGCATCATCCTGTCGGCCAAGGTGTCGAGCGTGCAGGATCTGATCGCGGTCTATCGCATGCTCGCCGCGCGCAGTGACTACCCGCTGCACCTGGGTCTCACCGAGGCCGGCATGGGCAGCAAGGGTATCGTCGCCTCCACGGCCGCGCTGGCCGTGCTCCTGCAGGAAGGCATCGGCGATACCATCCGCGTCTCGCTCACGCCCGAGCCGGGCGGCGCGCGCACGCAGGAAGTCGTGGTGGCGCAGGAGATCCTGCAGAGCATGGGTTTGCGCGCCTTCACGCCGATGGTGACGGCCTGTCCGGGCTGCGGCCGTACCACGAGCACCTTCTTCCAGGAGCTTGCGCAATCGGTGCAGACCTACGTGCGCGACAAGATGCCGGAGTGGAAGACCCAGTATGACGGCGTCGAGAATCTGACGCTGGCCGTGATGGGCTGCATCGTGAACGGTCCCGGCGAGAGCAAGCACGCGAATATCGGTATTTCCCTGCCGGGAACCGGCGAGTCGCCGGCAGCACCGGTGTTCGTCGACGGACAGAAGACGGTGACCCTGCGGGGCGACAACATCGCCAACGAGTTCGTCGCGATCATCGACGACTACGTCACCACCAAGTACACCCGCAAGGGCTGA
- a CDS encoding RodZ domain-containing protein: MSERVDSQSEAQPEGVAASGEALRQAREARGLTRSDIAQMLKLSVRQIEAIEEERFDKLPGQAWVRGFVRNYARYLDLDPAPLLARLQPRGPVDQRLDLESNAEGTVPAEPNGYKSPSALPALLALVVLVIVGLVFWYSGFATRKHEAPLTANSVPSAQASEPVFPPVSEETAVVTAQVEPSAEASQPAVTPVAAASAVHVPAAASKPLAAQSAPSATKPAAAQSAAAVVEGQKSLEFSFEEDAWVEVRDASGKIVFSRLNKAGEIQQVQGQAPFALVVGNARGVKLRYMGKDVGLAEKTKVNVARLTLN, encoded by the coding sequence GTGAGCGAACGCGTCGATTCGCAGAGCGAAGCGCAGCCTGAAGGCGTTGCCGCTTCGGGTGAGGCATTGCGTCAGGCGCGCGAGGCGCGCGGGCTGACGCGTTCGGACATCGCGCAGATGCTCAAGCTCTCGGTCCGCCAGATCGAGGCGATCGAGGAAGAGCGTTTCGACAAGCTGCCGGGACAAGCCTGGGTGCGGGGTTTCGTGCGCAACTACGCGCGCTACCTTGACCTGGATCCGGCGCCGTTGCTCGCTCGCCTGCAGCCACGCGGTCCGGTCGATCAGCGCCTCGACCTCGAATCGAACGCTGAGGGCACCGTGCCTGCCGAGCCCAACGGCTACAAGTCGCCTTCAGCGCTGCCCGCCTTGCTGGCGCTGGTGGTGCTCGTGATCGTCGGCTTGGTGTTCTGGTACTCCGGATTTGCCACGCGCAAGCATGAAGCGCCTTTGACTGCGAACAGCGTGCCGAGCGCGCAGGCTTCGGAGCCGGTGTTCCCGCCCGTCTCGGAAGAGACTGCAGTCGTGACGGCGCAGGTCGAACCGTCTGCCGAGGCCTCGCAACCCGCAGTTACCCCGGTTGCCGCGGCGAGCGCAGTGCATGTGCCGGCGGCCGCCAGCAAGCCGCTGGCCGCGCAGTCGGCGCCTAGCGCGACGAAGCCGGCTGCGGCGCAGTCCGCCGCAGCGGTGGTAGAAGGGCAGAAGAGCCTGGAATTCAGTTTCGAGGAAGACGCCTGGGTTGAGGTGCGCGATGCCAGCGGCAAGATCGTCTTTTCGCGTCTGAACAAGGCGGGCGAAATCCAGCAGGTGCAGGGGCAGGCTCCGTTTGCCCTCGTGGTCGGCAATGCGCGTGGCGTGAAACTGCGCTACATGGGCAAGGACGTGGGGCTGGCCGAGAAGACCAAGGTCAATGTCGCGCGCCTGACGCTGAACTGA
- a CDS encoding tetratricopeptide repeat protein, with the protein MTPTAGFCARTGARRKVWSGSPRRSRIRSKQNPFYTTPTRPATNAGLCLLRAKDEKGAAAQFAKAYTLDPSNTVALFNLAELAYKQGDFNRARGLVTELNQRSDVNPEIVWLGLRIERKLGHQDAMESYAQKLKGRFPDSQQYQDYLAGNFE; encoded by the coding sequence ATAACGCCTACGGCTGGTTTCTGTGCTCGAACGGGCGCGAGAAGGAAGGTCTGGAGCGGCTCGCCAAGGCGCAGCAGAATCCGTTCTAAGCAGAATCCGTTCTACACAACGCCGACGCGGCCGGCGACCAACGCCGGCCTGTGCCTGCTGCGCGCGAAGGACGAGAAGGGCGCGGCGGCGCAGTTCGCGAAGGCCTACACCCTGGATCCGTCGAATACCGTGGCGCTCTTCAATCTTGCCGAGCTGGCTTACAAGCAGGGTGACTTCAACCGCGCTCGCGGGCTCGTGACCGAGCTCAACCAGCGTTCTGACGTCAATCCGGAGATCGTCTGGCTGGGACTGCGCATCGAGCGCAAGCTGGGTCATCAGGACGCCATGGAGTCTTACGCGCAGAAGCTGAAGGGCCGCTTCCCGGACTCGCAGCAATACCAGGATTACCTCGCGGGGAATTTCGAGTGA
- a CDS encoding tetratricopeptide repeat protein — MTLRSLQSLAVLAVLAACVAPSGPQVAKVAEGEAERPVSEQPVVTEQRRMARSHVELGNAYLQSGRIGTAMEEARVSVAIDPSYAPAQLLLASVHALLDEKPAAQKAFEAAAAAAPGDPEVNNAYGWFLCSNGREKEGLERLAKAQQNPF, encoded by the coding sequence TTGACCCTGAGGTCTTTGCAGTCCCTGGCCGTCCTCGCCGTCCTCGCCGCCTGTGTGGCGCCCAGCGGTCCTCAAGTTGCGAAAGTCGCGGAGGGTGAGGCCGAACGTCCGGTGTCCGAACAGCCCGTGGTGACGGAACAGCGGCGCATGGCACGCAGCCATGTGGAGCTGGGCAACGCGTATCTGCAGTCGGGACGTATCGGCACGGCCATGGAAGAGGCCCGGGTCTCGGTCGCGATCGACCCCAGCTATGCACCGGCGCAGCTTCTGCTCGCTTCGGTGCACGCCTTGCTCGACGAGAAGCCGGCGGCCCAGAAGGCTTTCGAGGCGGCGGCAGCTGCGGCGCCGGGCGACCCCGAGGTGAATAACGCCTACGGCTGGTTTCTGTGCTCGAACGGGCGCGAGAAGGAAGGTCTGGAGCGGCTCGCCAAGGCGCAGCAGAATCCGTTCTAA